A genome region from Flavobacterium sp. CFS9 includes the following:
- a CDS encoding RNA polymerase sigma factor, protein MNITNQNIEELITLCKENNQKAQFEVYNRYCKAMYNVAFRIVKDEHFAQDVMQEGFLKAFTKINDYKQEVAFGAWLKRIIINYSIDFYKKKNAFQAEDLTKTLYKIEENDSVLSDSIDLNSLKVKQVLDTISNLKDNYRMVLTLFYIEGYDQEEISEILNISYANCRTTLSRAKESLRKKLEEI, encoded by the coding sequence TTGAATATAACTAACCAGAATATCGAAGAATTAATCACGCTTTGTAAGGAGAACAACCAAAAAGCGCAGTTCGAAGTTTACAATCGATATTGTAAAGCGATGTACAATGTGGCATTCCGCATTGTGAAAGATGAACATTTTGCACAAGACGTCATGCAGGAAGGTTTTCTTAAAGCTTTTACAAAAATCAATGACTATAAACAAGAAGTAGCGTTTGGTGCGTGGTTAAAAAGAATAATCATCAATTACAGTATTGATTTTTATAAAAAGAAGAATGCTTTTCAGGCAGAGGATTTGACTAAAACTCTTTATAAAATAGAGGAAAACGACAGTGTATTAAGTGACAGCATCGACCTTAATTCACTTAAAGTAAAACAAGTCTTAGATACGATTTCGAACCTGAAAGACAATTATCGTATGGTTTTAACCCTTTTTTATATTGAGGGTTACGATCAGGAGGAAATTAGTGAAATATTAAACATCAGTTATGCTAATTGCCGGACGACGCTAAGCAGAGCAAAAGAAAGTTTACGAAAAAAATTAGAGGAGATATGA
- a CDS encoding anti-sigma factor, with translation MKKENDDLDQLFKNFENQWDVQELTSDHQLDFLNKLNQKQPKKKNHAVWAIAASIVVLLGVSIFYNSYQEPKQYKFASKEAKRTDSIFSILIDNELVKLKEKSSPQNEQIINDALKQMKVFDADYAKIMNELQKNGENKQIIYAMISNLETRISFLQTVLKRIEENENFKTNTTHEKTL, from the coding sequence ATGAAAAAGGAAAATGACGATTTAGATCAATTATTCAAAAATTTTGAGAACCAATGGGATGTACAGGAATTAACTTCTGACCATCAGCTTGATTTCTTAAATAAATTAAACCAAAAACAACCTAAGAAAAAAAATCACGCGGTTTGGGCCATTGCTGCTTCAATTGTGGTATTGTTGGGAGTGTCTATATTCTACAACAGTTACCAGGAGCCTAAACAGTACAAGTTTGCTTCGAAGGAAGCCAAAAGAACCGATTCGATATTCAGTATTTTAATCGATAATGAGCTAGTAAAATTAAAAGAAAAAAGTTCTCCTCAAAATGAACAGATTATTAACGATGCCTTAAAACAAATGAAGGTGTTTGATGCCGATTATGCAAAAATCATGAACGAATTGCAGAAAAACGGTGAAAACAAACAAATTATTTATGCCATGATCAGTAATCTGGAAACACGTATTTCCTTTTTACAAACGGTATTGAAACGCATTGAAGAAAATGAAAATTTTAAAACTAACACTACACATGAAAAGACATTATAA
- a CDS encoding head GIN domain-containing protein: MKTSVKLFVCSAFLFSFIANAQWSNKKIKGNGNVVSETRTTSDYHGIKISGFFDVDLVAGKEGKIILDGEQNLLAAIKVEVENNILKVYVEKGVNLSPSLGKKIEMTIPFETISQLSLAGSGDIRTKSPIKSDKFQARLSGSGNFNLALDNNDLQLTLSGSGDVKLKGNADNFSTILSGSGDIDAANLKTKNTDVTISGSGDVRVNCVETISAKVSGSGDVKYIGNPEKRSVKVSGSGSISKA; the protein is encoded by the coding sequence ATGAAAACATCAGTTAAATTATTCGTTTGCAGTGCATTTTTATTCAGTTTTATTGCGAATGCTCAATGGTCAAATAAAAAAATAAAAGGAAATGGTAACGTCGTTTCTGAAACCAGAACCACCTCTGATTATCACGGTATTAAAATTTCCGGTTTTTTTGATGTGGATTTAGTAGCCGGGAAAGAAGGAAAAATTATACTAGATGGTGAGCAAAATTTACTGGCCGCCATAAAAGTTGAAGTAGAGAACAACATTTTAAAAGTTTATGTTGAGAAAGGCGTTAATCTTTCGCCAAGTCTTGGAAAAAAAATTGAAATGACAATACCTTTTGAAACCATATCTCAGTTGAGTTTGGCGGGCTCAGGAGATATCCGTACAAAAAGTCCAATTAAAAGTGACAAATTTCAGGCAAGATTATCCGGTTCAGGAAACTTTAATCTGGCTTTAGACAACAACGATCTTCAATTGACTTTAAGCGGATCAGGAGATGTAAAATTAAAAGGAAATGCTGATAATTTTTCCACCATATTATCAGGTTCCGGAGATATTGATGCTGCAAATCTTAAAACAAAAAATACCGATGTTACCATTTCAGGATCAGGAGACGTTCGTGTAAACTGCGTTGAAACTATAAGTGCAAAAGTGTCAGGATCCGGTGATGTTAAATACATTGGAAATCCAGAAAAACGCAGCGTAAAAGTTTCGGGATCAGGAAGTATTTCAAAAGCCTAA
- a CDS encoding MFS transporter has protein sequence MKNLPKGDKKLLNAWAFYDWANSVYTLTIASAVFPIFYEALFTDRDHYIDVFGMHLKNSALISFITAAAFLVVSFISPLLSGIADYVGNKKAFMKFFCYMGALSCMGLYWFDLDNIYTGLAFYFLGLLGYWGSLVFYNSYLPDIAFEEQQDKISAKGYSMGYIGSVLLLIINLAMIMKPRLFGITGTDGEAAMKAMRYSFIMVGVWWILFSQYTYYYLPKGSKASGQKLTSSVVFNGFKELKKVWALLKDNIALRRYLSGFFVSSMAVQTVMLVATYFGAQEIEWATKEDSTIGLIKCILIIQLVAVVGAVLTSRASAKFGNIPTLIFINGIWAVFCALAYFIVLPMHFYVMATIAGFVMGGIQALSRSTYSKLLPETEDTASFFSFYDVAEKIGIVIGMCVYGIIDQITGSPRAAIVILAIFFVTAIFLLRRVPKKEL, from the coding sequence ATGAAGAACCTACCAAAAGGAGATAAGAAATTATTGAATGCCTGGGCATTTTACGACTGGGCTAATTCGGTTTATACATTAACGATTGCTTCGGCAGTATTTCCCATATTTTATGAAGCTTTATTTACAGATCGCGACCATTATATTGATGTATTTGGAATGCATCTTAAAAATTCAGCTTTAATTAGTTTTATTACCGCAGCAGCCTTTTTGGTAGTATCTTTTATTTCACCTTTATTATCCGGAATTGCCGATTATGTGGGGAACAAAAAAGCCTTCATGAAATTCTTTTGTTATATGGGAGCCTTATCCTGTATGGGATTGTATTGGTTTGATCTCGATAATATTTATACAGGATTAGCCTTTTATTTTTTAGGATTATTGGGATATTGGGGAAGTTTAGTTTTTTATAACTCTTACCTGCCGGATATTGCTTTTGAAGAGCAGCAGGATAAAATTAGTGCCAAAGGATATTCGATGGGGTACATTGGTAGCGTATTGTTGCTGATTATCAATTTAGCAATGATTATGAAACCAAGACTTTTTGGTATTACCGGAACCGATGGTGAAGCTGCAATGAAAGCAATGCGTTACTCTTTTATAATGGTGGGAGTCTGGTGGATTCTATTCAGCCAGTATACCTACTATTATCTGCCAAAAGGAAGCAAAGCGAGTGGGCAGAAATTAACTAGTTCAGTTGTTTTTAATGGCTTCAAAGAGTTAAAAAAGGTTTGGGCTTTGCTAAAAGATAACATTGCTTTAAGAAGATATTTGAGCGGATTTTTTGTTTCAAGTATGGCGGTGCAAACGGTAATGCTTGTAGCAACTTATTTTGGAGCGCAGGAAATTGAGTGGGCAACCAAAGAAGACAGTACCATTGGATTGATAAAATGTATTTTGATTATCCAGTTGGTAGCAGTTGTTGGAGCAGTCTTAACCTCAAGAGCTTCGGCTAAGTTTGGAAACATTCCTACTTTAATTTTTATCAATGGTATTTGGGCTGTATTTTGTGCTTTGGCGTACTTTATAGTATTACCGATGCACTTTTATGTAATGGCTACGATTGCCGGATTTGTGATGGGGGGAATTCAGGCATTGTCCCGTTCTACTTATTCAAAATTACTGCCAGAAACAGAAGATACTGCTTCCTTCTTTAGTTTTTATGATGTAGCGGAGAAAATAGGAATTGTAATTGGAATGTGTGTCTACGGAATCATCGATCAGATCACCGGAAGTCCGCGTGCGGCAATTGTGATTTTAGCCATCTTTTTCGTTACTGCCATTTTTCTTTTAAGAAGAGTACCTAAAAAGGAACTTTAA
- a CDS encoding M48 family metallopeptidase codes for MRKHLASGLLAVVLAAGCATNPITGKQNLNFVSNSELFPSSFQQYNTFISENKVITGTADAKKVELVGGRIKAAAEKYLIYLGQSQYLKDYRWEYKLVDNKEVNAWCMPGGKIVVYSGILPVTQNDSGLATVMGHEVSHALANHGAQRMSAAQLQQIGSVALGAATSGKTQQTQELFAQAYGLGTQVGVMLPFSRSNETEADKIGLTLMAIAGYNPDDAIAFWSRMSAKSGGSGTPEFMSTHPSDATRIANIRALIPEARATALKVGIIK; via the coding sequence ATGAGAAAACATTTAGCATCAGGCTTACTGGCCGTCGTTTTAGCGGCTGGTTGTGCGACCAATCCTATTACAGGAAAACAAAATTTGAATTTTGTTTCAAACAGTGAACTATTTCCATCTTCATTTCAGCAGTATAATACTTTTATATCCGAAAACAAGGTAATTACGGGAACTGCAGATGCGAAGAAAGTAGAATTGGTAGGAGGAAGAATAAAGGCAGCAGCTGAAAAATACTTGATTTATTTAGGGCAATCGCAGTATTTGAAAGATTATCGTTGGGAATACAAACTTGTAGACAATAAAGAGGTCAATGCCTGGTGTATGCCCGGAGGAAAAATTGTGGTGTACTCCGGAATTTTACCGGTAACTCAGAATGATTCCGGTTTAGCGACTGTTATGGGACATGAAGTTTCGCATGCTTTGGCCAATCATGGAGCACAAAGAATGAGTGCTGCACAATTACAGCAAATAGGAAGTGTTGCTTTAGGAGCGGCCACAAGCGGTAAAACTCAGCAAACACAAGAGTTATTTGCACAGGCTTATGGTCTGGGTACTCAGGTGGGAGTAATGTTACCGTTCAGCAGAAGTAATGAAACTGAGGCGGATAAAATTGGACTAACGTTAATGGCCATCGCAGGTTACAATCCGGATGATGCTATTGCGTTCTGGAGCAGAATGTCAGCCAAATCAGGAGGCTCGGGTACACCGGAGTTTATGAGTACGCACCCTTCTGATGCTACAAGGATTGCCAATATAAGAGCTTTAATACCGGAAGCAAGAGCAACAGCACTTAAAGTAGGAATCATTAAATAG
- a CDS encoding glycoside hydrolase family 31 protein yields MITNTALEYKGDLYPSKIISHQHEGDSVFFHTDNKVILKVTILRDSLIRFRFTTKGYFSNDFSYAVDKTQLHGYNFLELTEEETYFQIKTSKVKCKIQKRDLRLAIYDLNDFLILEDELGFHWEESYEYGGNIVKMSKSSKDGECFYGLGDKATQMNLKGKRLENFATDQYAYQKEQDPLYKVVPFYIGLHNKVSYGVFFDNTFRTFFDFCQERRNVTSFWAEGGEMNYYFIYGPQMQDVVTTYTDLTGKPELPPLWVLGYHQCKWSYYPESKVKEITSKFRELKIPCDAIYLDIDYMEGFRCFTWNKNYFPDPKKMVAELAEDGFKTVVIIDPGIKIDKDYWVYQEALEKDYFCKRADGPYMKGKVWPGECNFPDYTNPVVREWWAGLFKELISDIGVKGVWNDMNEPAVMEVPNKTFPTDVRHLYDGNPCSHRKAHNIYGTQMARATYHGVKRFVYPKRPFVITRSAYSGAQRYTSSWTGDNVATWEHLWIANIQVQRMSISGMGFTGSDIGGFAEQPTGELYARWIQLGVFHPFCRTHSSGDHGNQEPWAFDEEVINITRKFVSLRYQLLPYLYTMFWQYIEEGVPMLKPLVYYDQEDTQTHYRNDEFIFGNQILVCPILEPNAVGRRMYIPRGEWYNYWTNEFATGGREVWIDTKFDEIPVFVKAGAVIPKYPVQQYVGELEFDELTLDLYFKLGKEKSVVYEDAQDGYDYKKGRYSFLSFSTIGKEKELIVQLHKEGKYITPYNKYKINLIGLPFKVTEIEIDNEKVAFDKEGFELNGFLIVDKEFNELHIIGE; encoded by the coding sequence ATGATTACAAATACGGCATTAGAATACAAGGGCGATTTATATCCATCAAAAATTATCTCGCATCAGCATGAAGGGGATTCTGTTTTTTTTCATACTGACAATAAAGTAATCTTAAAAGTCACTATTCTTAGAGACAGTTTGATTCGCTTTCGCTTTACCACAAAAGGGTATTTTAGTAATGATTTTTCGTATGCCGTTGATAAAACACAGCTTCATGGCTACAATTTTTTAGAGCTTACTGAAGAAGAAACTTATTTTCAGATCAAAACCAGTAAAGTAAAATGTAAAATTCAAAAAAGAGATTTGCGTCTCGCCATTTACGATTTAAACGATTTTCTTATTCTGGAAGACGAATTGGGTTTTCATTGGGAAGAAAGTTACGAATACGGAGGAAATATCGTAAAAATGAGTAAATCCTCTAAAGATGGAGAATGTTTTTACGGTCTGGGAGACAAAGCCACTCAGATGAACTTAAAAGGCAAGAGACTTGAGAATTTTGCCACTGATCAATACGCTTATCAAAAAGAACAGGATCCGTTATACAAAGTAGTCCCGTTTTATATTGGGTTGCACAATAAAGTATCTTACGGAGTCTTTTTTGACAATACTTTCAGAACCTTCTTTGATTTTTGTCAGGAAAGAAGAAATGTTACCAGTTTTTGGGCAGAAGGCGGAGAAATGAATTATTATTTCATCTATGGGCCTCAAATGCAGGACGTAGTGACCACTTATACCGATTTGACCGGAAAACCGGAACTGCCGCCGCTTTGGGTTTTAGGTTACCACCAATGCAAATGGAGTTATTATCCCGAAAGTAAAGTAAAAGAAATCACTTCAAAATTCAGAGAACTCAAAATTCCATGTGATGCCATCTATCTCGATATCGATTATATGGAAGGATTTCGATGTTTTACCTGGAACAAAAACTATTTCCCCGATCCTAAAAAAATGGTAGCCGAATTGGCCGAAGACGGTTTTAAAACAGTGGTGATCATTGATCCGGGAATTAAAATCGACAAAGATTACTGGGTGTATCAGGAAGCCTTAGAAAAAGATTACTTCTGTAAAAGAGCCGATGGTCCTTATATGAAAGGGAAAGTCTGGCCAGGCGAATGTAATTTTCCCGATTATACAAATCCCGTTGTAAGAGAATGGTGGGCCGGTTTATTTAAAGAATTAATTTCAGATATTGGCGTAAAAGGAGTCTGGAACGATATGAACGAACCGGCTGTAATGGAAGTTCCGAACAAAACATTTCCCACAGATGTACGTCACCTATACGACGGAAATCCATGCAGTCATAGAAAAGCACATAATATTTACGGAACACAAATGGCCAGAGCCACTTACCATGGGGTGAAACGTTTTGTTTATCCAAAACGACCTTTTGTGATTACCCGATCGGCTTATTCAGGAGCACAGCGTTATACTTCTTCGTGGACAGGTGACAATGTCGCGACTTGGGAGCATTTATGGATTGCCAATATTCAGGTACAGAGAATGAGTATTTCCGGAATGGGATTTACCGGTTCTGACATTGGAGGTTTTGCTGAACAGCCTACCGGAGAATTGTATGCCCGCTGGATTCAGTTAGGAGTATTTCATCCGTTTTGCCGTACACATTCTTCCGGAGATCATGGTAATCAGGAACCTTGGGCCTTTGATGAAGAAGTCATAAACATTACCCGAAAGTTTGTGAGTTTGCGCTATCAGTTACTCCCTTATTTATATACCATGTTTTGGCAGTATATCGAAGAAGGAGTTCCGATGTTAAAACCATTAGTATATTACGATCAGGAAGATACCCAGACCCATTATCGTAATGATGAATTCATTTTTGGAAATCAAATTTTAGTATGTCCAATATTAGAGCCCAATGCTGTTGGAAGACGAATGTACATTCCAAGAGGAGAGTGGTACAATTACTGGACCAACGAATTTGCCACAGGAGGCAGGGAAGTTTGGATTGATACTAAATTTGATGAAATTCCGGTTTTTGTAAAAGCAGGCGCTGTTATTCCAAAATATCCTGTACAGCAATATGTTGGCGAATTGGAATTTGATGAATTAACACTTGATTTATACTTCAAACTTGGAAAAGAAAAGTCAGTCGTTTACGAAGATGCGCAGGATGGATATGATTACAAAAAAGGACGTTATAGTTTTTTATCCTTCAGTACTATTGGAAAAGAAAAGGAGTTGATTGTTCAATTGCACAAAGAAGGAAAGTATATAACACCTTATAATAAGTATAAAATCAATTTAATCGGACTGCCTTTTAAAGTGACTGAAATTGAAATTGATAATGAGAAAGTAGCCTTTGACAAGGAAGGTTTTGAACTCAATGGCTTTCTAATCGTTGATAAAGAGTTTAACGAACTCCACATCATTGGCGAATAG